The DNA segment tactctacatgtaCATCTGAATAATGCATgtaacctacacgtccctgaacactgtagggaatttagcatggccaattcaccttacctgcacatctttagattgtgggaggaaaccgcagcacccggaggaaacctacgcagacacggggagaatgtgcaaactccacacccgaACGCGGGTCCCTGGCACGGTGAAGCGGCATAAAGTTTCTCTAGCCTTTACTCATGCATGAAAACAAGTCCAACTTGATATCATTTGCGTGAATTTAGTTTCCAAGTTTTTCTAGGTGTAACAATCTTcgtaaagttgaaaatcacacaatgctaggttatagtccaacaaatttATTTTGAAGTGCaatctttcggagcgctgctccttcatccggtAGCGGATGGATCAGGATCATAGGATACAGAATTTATTGTAAAAGATCAAAGtatgcgatgtattgaacaaacctaggttACTGTTAAGTCTTAATCACTTCGAATGGGTTGCTGGTTTGGAtttattaatatgcaaatcccagaacttctttcaaatcacattcccgagataacttcaagttttaaaaaaaacagtggcatctcagttcagacaatgcattaaaggtgtgaggttagaatctgtatgtattccacacacatacacagacatacgcgcacactttctcacagacatatactccctcacactcgcgCACGCACTCTATCaagcacgcacacatacacgtacacacacactatggggtgaatttgcatttacagATTTATATTTGCAAATATATTCTATTTTGATCAAAACGCACagaatctgtaggcagtcagtccatgtgacattttataaattcctactttggaaacagaaccagtctgactcaagattggaatacagaccgagtctcacctcacaccttcaatgcattgtctAAACTGAGATGTCACTTTATGTATAAAGCCTGAAATTATCTCGGGAATGTGATGTGGaagaagttctaggatttatatattaatgaatcgaaacctgcaacccattctaagtggTTAAGCCTCAACATCAGTTTAGGTTTGGTCAATACAGCACATGCTTTGATGTTTTGCTATAAAtgctgtgtcctatgatcctgccccactagttgcctgacgaaggagcagcgctccgaaggattgtacttccaaatagaacattgaacatagaacataacagcgcggTTAACATACAACGGGCCATTGATTGCGAAGTTATTAAGAGTTATTTCTTTCACACTTATGGTGTATGTGCGTGCGTGAGCGGGAAAGAGAAAGCGAGACCGTGATTTCCCTTGCAAGTAGATTCGAATGTCTGAATTTGAACTGTTTAGTCTCTTCACTCTTCCGTGTGAAGCTGCTATTTTAAAACAAAGTAAACTCTATTTTTGAGCAGTTACATTTTTTCCGCACAAAATACCTCAAGCTAATGGGCATCAAAGCATCAAATTCTAGTTCTTTAAAAGAACACAGTCAGTTCAACTTTTCCTTCGTGTTGGAAAAAAAAAACCGATAATAAAAACTTCAATGTTCCAGTATCTAATACAAATAAAATGCCTGTAATCCCTACTGAATAATCTTGTAGAGTCTGTTACACTTTGCGTTAATCTTTTTTATGGATTATAGTTAAACAATAAAGCAATTGAATACAACTAATTAAAGTGTCAGTACTGGTTAAATATAGTCAAACATTGCCACAACTTAAATGTTAACTAAACTAAGGCCGAATAACAGTAAAATATTGTAGCCATAGTGGACTGAATTTGCCTAGTGTGTGCAAGGTCAAATTAAGGAGATGGTAAGCTGAAGAGCAACGAAAATTTCTAGCCTTTCAAATGTACAATTTGGCCTTTTTTCCACTCCACCACCATATGTCCCAGATTAATCATTTTGTTTGGTTTGAATATTATTTTTCAATGTCAGGTCAAATATTCTACTTAATTTGGATTGCTACTGATATAGAACTTGATTCATAACTAATAAATATCCCTTAACTTGTTCCTGGGTAAAAGGCGGGAAAGGGAAAGTCCATGTTAGGTCAAAAGCCATTTTGAAGCTCACACTTGAGGTGGAATCCCTTCTCCAGTTAAATCTTCCACTGAAGGAATAACGAGACACTTAGTTTAGTGCTCGATTTGAACTGAATCACTTTGAATAATTTTAGTCATTATATACACGCGAACATCATTGACTTCACTTCTGTAAACAAGCTGGGAGTTAAAATGCTTGAATAGAATTTGGTAACCGGAGTTGATCACAGTATGACCAAATGACATGGTGGAGGCGAAATAAATAATCGTTTTTTCGTTGCTGAGGTGCAGAAGTGTCTTTAGAATTAAAGGAGCACTGTCATAAGCATACATTATATCTGCACAAAGGATGTAATCATAGTCTGAAGAAAACAGCATATGGTCGTATCCCCAAGTGAGAGCGCGGACTTTGATACGAGATTGGCAGGAAGAAGGTATATTAACCAAAACGTTCCATTCCATTTGTTTCAGAAGCTCTGGTTTATCTGTAATAGTGGCATCTCCAcctaaaaaaaatgaaaaacaatATTTTTCAGTTACTTTAAGAAGTAAACATGTCATCCTTCCTTACTTAGACTTTAATTCCACAGTCATGTGAATGACTTCCATCACGTGAATGACTTTCATTTGCTCTATGAGATCAACTCGAAAACTATTGAGTTATATTAAGAGCAAAGAACAAAGTGaagtataacacaggaacagcccCTTCGGTACTCCAAGTTTGAGCCAATCATCATGTCCTAACTAAGCTAAaaaaaacataccttcaagcctGGGAAAAATTGTTCACCAtaactatgcctctcataattttgtagacttctataaggtctcctctcagccaTCCTCTTTCCATTGAAAACAATCCTGGGCTGCTTAACTtttcctcatagctaatacccttcagactaggcaacatcctggtgaactttcTCTGCACTCCCAccaaagcttccatgtccttctggtagtgtggtgaccaaaattgcacgcaatattccaaacgtggcctaacaaagattttatacagctgcaacatggtttGCAAATGCTTGTACTCCATGGCCCagccaatgaagacaagcatgccatttgTTTTCTTAATCAACTTGCCACATTTAGGGAACTGTAGTTCTGCACATCCAGACCTATCTGTGTGCTAATGTtcttaagggttctgccatttgcAGTGTAGCTTACACCTAAATTTGATCCTCCAAGTCACCAATCTGTTTCCTGTTGTTCCTTTCACACTCATCAGCAACTCCACCCATtctaatgtcatctgcaaacttactaatcagatcaCCCAtgtttcctccagatcatttatatatactgCAAGCAACAGTGTATCTTAGAACACCGCTATTTACcagtctccattctgaaaaatacCTTTCTACcagtaccctctgtcttctatgaccaaaccagttttgtatccattgGGCCACCTtacactgaatcccatgtgtttTTAGTTTTTGTACCAATCTGCCGCAAGAACTTTATCAAATATCTTACTAAAGTCCAGATAAATTGCATCCACAGCCTTACCCTTATCAATAATCCTCATCATCTCTTCAAAGAAATTCAATCTGGTTGGAGAGATATGACCTTCCccatacaaaaccatgctgcctgtcACTAACTGTtccaattttcttccaaatgtgcatatatctcatccctcagtatcttctccaatatCAAACCactttgaaataaatgctaaaGAACAACAGTGAATTTTGTGACTGTTCCCTCGGGGACACCTTGGtctactcttccttcactcccaacatgcccctccccactccccacagCCTCAAGACACCTTCTGCTGTAACCGCAGAAAGTGCAATTCCTCTCCATTTACGTCTTCCCTCCTCAGGATCAATGGGCCCAAACACACCCACCAGGTGGGAGCAGTTCACCTCCAGTTCACACAATCTAGTGTGCAACATTCACAGCTCACTATGTaaactcctctacactggggaaacaaagTGTCGATTGTGTGACCAATTCGCAGAACACCTATTTTAAAAagtgcaaaaaagaccctgagttttccagttgcctgccactattaaaaaaaaaccctgttccctgaccaatatctctgtctcaggtttgagGAATCCTGTATAAAAAAAGATTCCATATAGCTTGTTGAAAGCAGGTTCTTGAAGGCCTGAGGTACTCCAAATCACCTACATGGATCGGAGTGTTTTGTTTTTTGATAATGTTTCCCAAGCTGGCCTGAATGTTTATCTGTTTtccactccccatcccccccccccccccccacccaccatccCCCCCAACCCAAGATATTATGTTATTTATGTTGTGGTATTGTGATAGTGTGGGACAGGGTGGAAACACTCTCTTTTGAATATCATGCCAGCATTAAGAACACATAG comes from the Chiloscyllium punctatum isolate Juve2018m chromosome 6, sChiPun1.3, whole genome shotgun sequence genome and includes:
- the LOC140478636 gene encoding EEF1A lysine methyltransferase 3-like, whose product is MALVLQFSREYQSSCVSDLLQAAKFYPKSKQFHCMTETKMTTQLKNNRTHVILEDEDFICQHPYNACGFVLNIGMFSFNKLGFGSSVWDAALVLLQYFEEQKMSFANKKVIELGSGTGILGIVTVLLGGDATITDKPELLKQMEWNVLVNIPSSCQSRIKVRALTWGYDHMLFSSDYDYILCADIMYAYDSAPLILKTLLHLSNEKTIIYFASTMSFGHTVINSGYQILFKHFNSQLVYRSEVNDVRVYIMTKIIQSDSVQIEH